From a region of the Vibrio orientalis CIP 102891 = ATCC 33934 genome:
- a CDS encoding DUF2059 domain-containing protein, with translation MLTVKKVLALTLSAVIAYSPIVAAETKKESVAQLLDAMKIEEQMVGGFEAMLPVIHQLAAKLELNQAETEELKDIYRDWFKNDFDKFYISTQIADLYADTFTHDEIKAITQFYQTPAGRKLVEKSPELAKLGARFGMEEAQRKQQQLLEKLGPFIEKHSPEQ, from the coding sequence ATGTTGACTGTGAAAAAAGTACTCGCTTTAACTTTGTCGGCTGTAATCGCATATAGCCCAATAGTGGCAGCAGAAACTAAGAAAGAGTCAGTGGCACAGCTACTCGATGCAATGAAAATAGAAGAGCAAATGGTGGGGGGCTTTGAGGCCATGCTTCCTGTCATTCATCAGCTTGCCGCTAAACTTGAGCTTAACCAAGCCGAGACAGAAGAGCTAAAAGATATATATCGAGATTGGTTTAAAAACGACTTCGACAAATTTTATATCAGTACGCAAATTGCAGACTTATACGCCGACACATTCACCCATGATGAAATCAAAGCCATTACGCAGTTCTATCAAACACCTGCTGGCCGAAAGTTGGTAGAAAAGTCACCAGAGCTTGCTAAATTAGGCGCTCGATTTGGTATGGAAGAAGCGCAGCGCAAACAGCAGCAACTGCTCGAAAAGTTGGGTCCATTTATTGAAAAACACTCTCCAGAACAGTAG
- a CDS encoding cation diffusion facilitator family transporter gives MCARTSLNEKRILTFSALLASGFAGSGLVLGLLVGSLVIVFDGVYSLVSLLLTLLSLAVSRFIARPSKRQFPFGKSALEPIVIAVKGSVILVIVAYSLYSAITSLFSGGREVDAGIATLFGVINVLGCSYTWWHIANRSKRFSSGLIEAETKQWQMDTLLSVAVTLGFIAAWLITLSPLAQYAVYADPMMMLLMSFYFIKIPFEMLRDALRELLMMKPSSKICDTVDAEVSALDKQVTQNLEVAGVTKVGRELRVKLDVHAQGKQVQVAELEKTRKVLKDKLSKLSLDLNLTMNIAS, from the coding sequence ATGTGTGCCAGGACAAGCTTAAATGAAAAACGAATACTTACATTCTCAGCGCTGTTAGCATCAGGCTTCGCGGGTAGTGGTCTAGTGCTCGGATTGCTTGTAGGCTCACTTGTGATTGTTTTTGATGGCGTCTATTCCTTAGTCAGTTTACTGTTAACTTTATTGTCACTGGCTGTCTCTCGATTTATCGCGCGCCCTTCTAAGCGTCAGTTTCCCTTCGGTAAGTCGGCTCTTGAGCCTATCGTAATTGCTGTTAAGGGCAGTGTGATTCTCGTCATTGTCGCTTACTCGCTCTACTCAGCCATCACGTCTCTGTTTTCAGGTGGCCGAGAAGTCGATGCGGGGATCGCTACCTTATTCGGAGTCATCAATGTCCTCGGCTGTAGTTATACTTGGTGGCATATCGCCAACAGATCCAAACGTTTTTCATCCGGCTTAATTGAAGCAGAAACGAAGCAGTGGCAGATGGATACGCTTCTTAGTGTCGCGGTAACACTTGGTTTTATCGCAGCGTGGTTGATAACTCTTTCACCACTGGCACAATATGCGGTCTATGCGGACCCGATGATGATGCTGCTTATGTCATTCTACTTCATTAAAATTCCATTTGAGATGCTTCGTGATGCACTACGCGAACTACTGATGATGAAGCCTAGTTCGAAGATTTGTGACACCGTAGATGCGGAGGTTTCAGCCCTTGATAAACAAGTGACGCAAAACCTCGAAGTCGCTGGCGTTACCAAGGTAGGTCGCGAACTGCGAGTCAAACTGGATGTTCATGCTCAAGGAAAGCAGGTTCAAGTCGCAGAGCTAGAAAAGACGCGTAAAGTGTTGAAGGACAAGCTTTCTAAATTGTCACTCGACCTCAACCTGACGATGAATATTGCGAGTTAA
- a CDS encoding ASCH domain-containing protein, whose product MDEKSQQFIQQYLDTLPPEEAKNRSCSADYFCADEYNANVCAELILRGEKQASCSMEYWYSHEGEPMPEVGHLQVVLNWQGEPVCIIELSDVATAKYCDVTAEFAAAEGEGDKSLEWWREAHWKFFSRECAELKIEPSEEMLLVLERFKVVYF is encoded by the coding sequence ATGGATGAAAAAAGTCAGCAGTTTATACAACAATATCTAGATACTTTGCCTCCCGAGGAAGCTAAGAACCGTTCTTGTAGCGCAGATTACTTTTGTGCCGATGAGTACAATGCCAACGTATGTGCTGAGTTGATATTGCGTGGTGAAAAGCAGGCCTCGTGTAGTATGGAATATTGGTACAGTCACGAAGGTGAGCCAATGCCAGAGGTAGGGCATCTCCAGGTCGTTTTAAACTGGCAGGGTGAGCCGGTCTGTATCATTGAACTTAGCGATGTTGCAACGGCAAAATACTGTGACGTTACGGCGGAGTTTGCCGCCGCTGAAGGCGAGGGAGACAAGAGTTTGGAGTGGTGGCGTGAAGCTCACTGGAAGTTCTTTTCTCGTGAATGTGCAGAACTCAAGATTGAACCAAGTGAAGAGATGCTGTTAGTGCTTGAGCGCTTTAAAGTCGTCTACTTTTAG